Proteins encoded within one genomic window of Prosthecochloris marina:
- the meaB gene encoding methylmalonyl Co-A mutase-associated GTPase MeaB yields MSESRSHISAKKIAKQIRQGDRNALSRAITLVESTKTDHQELAYTILDSCLQTGHQSLRIGITGPPGSGKSTFIEALGLEILNNPDNKIAILTIDPSSKSSGGSILGDKARMEKLSGRKEVFIRPSPSSGYLGGTSPKTHEAILLCEAAGYNIIIVETVGVGQSEILVASMVDYILLLMLPGSGDELQGIKRGIMEIADDIAITKSDEASQKSVLHSQAACESALKLLPKKYTVWKPHTTLTSAVTGEGIDKIWNNILKFSQILRENGIFEETRKKQLHQLFREQVDLQLKQMFHNHPQTKSFLAKVTAAVEEKSISPFTGAKKLVEKVIRPPR; encoded by the coding sequence ATGTCAGAATCGAGAAGCCATATTTCCGCCAAAAAGATAGCAAAACAGATCAGGCAAGGTGACCGCAATGCATTGAGCCGGGCAATAACGCTTGTTGAATCCACAAAAACCGACCACCAGGAACTGGCCTATACAATACTCGACAGCTGTCTTCAAACCGGACACCAATCACTCCGAATAGGGATAACCGGGCCTCCCGGATCAGGAAAGAGCACCTTCATTGAAGCCCTGGGCCTCGAAATTCTTAACAACCCCGATAATAAAATCGCAATTCTTACCATCGATCCGAGCAGCAAAAGTTCCGGAGGAAGTATTCTCGGTGATAAGGCTCGTATGGAAAAGCTTTCAGGACGAAAAGAGGTGTTTATCCGTCCCTCCCCATCATCGGGATATCTTGGGGGAACATCGCCCAAAACTCACGAAGCGATCCTCCTCTGTGAAGCTGCCGGATATAATATCATTATCGTTGAAACAGTCGGTGTCGGCCAATCGGAAATTCTTGTCGCATCCATGGTGGACTATATTCTGCTGCTTATGCTGCCAGGGTCGGGCGATGAACTGCAGGGTATAAAACGGGGTATAATGGAAATAGCTGACGACATCGCGATCACCAAAAGCGATGAAGCTTCACAAAAGAGCGTCCTTCACTCTCAGGCTGCATGCGAATCTGCCTTGAAACTTCTGCCGAAAAAGTATACCGTATGGAAACCGCATACAACGCTCACCTCCGCAGTGACAGGGGAAGGCATCGACAAAATCTGGAACAATATTCTCAAGTTCAGCCAAATCCTGAGGGAAAACGGCATTTTTGAAGAAACCCGCAAAAAGCAACTTCACCAGCTTTTTCGCGAACAGGTAGACCTGCAACTGAAGCAAATGTTCCATAACCACCCGCAGACCAAGTCTTTTCTGGCAAAGGTTACAGCAGCCGTCGAAGAAAAAAGCATCAGTCCGTTTACCGGAGCTAAAAAGCTGGTGGAAAAAGTTATTCGCCCTCCTCGATAA
- the scpA gene encoding methylmalonyl-CoA mutase, translating into MTIEYSSKTCNIPVNDQPTLEGIPIKNIYTSEDTDNAEQLQFAPGFPPYTGGPYTTMYTVRPWTIRQYAGFSTAEESNEFYRENLAAGQKGLSVAFDLPTHRGYDSDHPRVVGDVGKAGVAIDSVEDMKILFNRIPLDTMSVSMTMNGAVLPIMAFYIVAAEEQGVAPDKLSGTIQNDILKEFMVRNTYIYPPEPSMRIVSDIFRYTAENMPKFNSISISGYHMQEAGATADLELAYTLADGLEYLRTGIETGLGIDDFAPRLSFFWGIGMNFFMEIAKLRAARMLWAKIVKRFNPSNPKSLMLRSHCQTSGWSLTEQDPFNNITRTCIEALAAVQGHTQSLHTNALDEAIALPSVFSARIARNTQLFLQKKTDITRAIDPWAGSYFVETLTNELAGKAWNLIEEIEQMGGMVQAIEKGLPMRRIEEAATKRQARIDSGQDLIVGVNCHTNSSGGTDIEILEVDNSKVLTSQLEKLSTIKHVRDESAVNTALEQLKNSARNNKGNLLETAVVAARARATLGEISNACEESFGRHRSSVRLSTNVYQSQMNDNQLFMKAHDLAEAFAHRAGRRPRILVAKVGQDGHDRGAKVIAAAFADIGFDVDISPLFQTPEEVVQQALDNDVHLVGVSSLAGGHKTLVPAIVEGLLKAGRNDILVIAGGVIPEKDYGFLLDSGVTKVFGPGTVITEAAATILRMLIDRFSAVDESALQ; encoded by the coding sequence ATAACCATCGAGTATTCCTCCAAGACATGCAACATCCCGGTTAACGATCAACCGACCCTTGAAGGCATACCGATCAAGAACATTTACACATCGGAGGATACCGACAATGCCGAACAACTACAGTTCGCTCCAGGCTTTCCGCCATACACGGGAGGCCCATACACAACAATGTATACTGTCCGTCCATGGACCATTCGTCAATATGCAGGGTTCTCGACCGCTGAAGAATCAAATGAGTTTTACCGGGAAAACCTGGCTGCAGGACAAAAAGGCTTGTCCGTTGCTTTCGACCTGCCGACACACCGCGGCTACGATTCCGACCATCCCCGCGTTGTCGGAGATGTAGGCAAGGCTGGAGTCGCCATCGATTCGGTTGAAGACATGAAAATTCTCTTCAACCGGATACCTCTCGATACAATGTCGGTATCGATGACCATGAATGGCGCAGTGCTTCCCATCATGGCATTCTACATCGTTGCAGCCGAAGAACAGGGGGTTGCTCCGGATAAACTCAGCGGCACCATCCAAAACGACATACTCAAGGAGTTTATGGTCCGCAACACCTATATCTATCCTCCAGAACCGTCCATGCGCATAGTATCGGATATTTTCCGCTACACTGCCGAAAATATGCCAAAGTTCAACTCCATAAGCATATCGGGATATCACATGCAGGAAGCCGGCGCAACGGCCGATCTCGAACTTGCCTATACCCTTGCAGACGGCCTCGAATACCTGAGAACCGGTATCGAGACAGGGCTCGGCATAGACGACTTTGCCCCCCGCCTCTCGTTTTTCTGGGGTATCGGCATGAATTTCTTCATGGAAATCGCCAAGCTCAGAGCCGCAAGAATGCTTTGGGCAAAGATTGTCAAGCGGTTCAATCCCTCGAACCCGAAATCCCTGATGCTGCGTTCCCACTGTCAAACGTCAGGCTGGAGCCTGACCGAACAGGATCCTTTCAACAATATCACCCGAACCTGCATAGAGGCTCTTGCCGCCGTGCAAGGCCATACACAATCGTTGCACACCAATGCCCTGGATGAAGCCATTGCCCTGCCTTCGGTCTTTTCCGCCCGCATCGCCAGAAACACACAGCTTTTCCTGCAGAAAAAAACCGATATTACAAGAGCGATCGATCCTTGGGCAGGCTCCTATTTTGTCGAAACCCTGACCAACGAACTTGCCGGAAAAGCCTGGAACCTCATAGAGGAAATCGAGCAGATGGGCGGTATGGTACAAGCCATCGAAAAAGGCCTGCCAATGCGCCGCATCGAAGAAGCCGCCACAAAACGCCAGGCTCGGATAGACAGCGGGCAAGATCTCATTGTCGGAGTCAACTGCCATACAAACAGCTCCGGTGGTACTGACATAGAAATCCTGGAAGTGGACAACTCGAAAGTCCTCACAAGCCAGTTGGAAAAACTTTCGACAATCAAGCATGTAAGAGATGAAAGTGCAGTCAATACTGCACTTGAACAACTCAAGAACTCTGCACGGAACAACAAAGGAAACCTCTTAGAAACCGCAGTGGTCGCAGCAAGAGCAAGAGCGACTCTTGGTGAAATATCAAACGCCTGTGAAGAGTCTTTCGGCAGGCACCGCTCATCCGTCCGGCTCAGTACAAATGTTTATCAATCTCAGATGAACGACAACCAACTCTTTATGAAAGCACATGATCTTGCAGAAGCATTCGCTCACCGTGCCGGCCGCAGACCGAGAATCCTGGTGGCAAAAGTCGGCCAAGACGGTCATGACCGCGGAGCAAAAGTTATTGCTGCAGCTTTTGCCGACATCGGTTTCGACGTCGATATCAGTCCGCTGTTTCAAACACCTGAAGAGGTCGTTCAGCAAGCGCTCGACAACGATGTACATCTTGTCGGTGTTTCAAGTCTTGCCGGAGGTCATAAAACCCTTGTCCCAGCAATAGTTGAAGGGCTGCTGAAAGCAGGAAGAAATGATATTCTCGTAATCGCAGGCGGAGTAATTCCGGAAAAAGACTATGGGTTTTTGCTCGATTCGGGAGTCACAAAAGTTTTCGGACCGGGCACGGTCATCACCGAAGCGGCTGCGACAATCCTGCGAATGTTGATCGATAGATTTTCGGCTGTAGATGAGTCCGCACTGCAATAA
- a CDS encoding carboxyl transferase domain-containing protein translates to MKHFFLPFEKKQGFSYSAKSIEQLSEYEKYQLSFHPERPKYLDYLDIFKEVEECLQTNTYGGCLIQTHKAMLDTPKGALKVMLIGQQSAPTSDFEHLQELMQKNGFAEQWNQGMPTPASYERALKAIEIAELENRLIITLIDTPGADPTEEAETGGIAWKIGRCMQALAETPVPTISVIMNRGCSGGAIALTGCDRVLAMENATYLVISPEACSSILFRTRAKANYAAEISQITAREAHFHGIVDALVAEPEGPAHRFPNAAIASLKQSLISHATELATIPSEKIFSERVERWKAIGQWDEMQESDIALFERNISRCLKKPAGGFYIKRHKGCRNNDKERIYDPVFFPDLLRNNYVCPECGYRYTRLSAKDYIKHALDKGSFREHPDTRRIVDRDILLFPKYREKLEEARLATGQASAFITGDGMVFGQDVVFCATDFGFLGGSFCMSTGEKIWRACETAIQRRCPIILQAAGGGARMHEGCSSMVSIPKVHVALSRVEKASLPVITIVTDPTLGGVAIGIGSRGVQLFEYNAGNIGFSGKRVIEQYTGKKTSRGFQTTRWLEEKGYAKHIVKPENLRHRLSLIIEAHRKTIAS, encoded by the coding sequence GTGAAGCATTTTTTTCTCCCTTTCGAAAAAAAACAAGGTTTCAGCTATTCAGCAAAGAGCATCGAACAGCTGAGCGAGTATGAGAAGTACCAGTTATCATTTCACCCGGAACGCCCAAAATACCTTGATTATTTAGACATTTTCAAGGAGGTTGAGGAGTGCCTGCAAACCAACACATACGGCGGTTGTCTCATACAGACCCACAAAGCCATGCTTGATACCCCAAAGGGGGCATTGAAGGTCATGCTGATCGGCCAGCAATCTGCTCCCACCTCCGATTTCGAGCACCTCCAGGAACTGATGCAGAAAAATGGGTTTGCCGAACAGTGGAATCAGGGAATGCCCACACCGGCATCCTATGAGCGCGCTTTGAAAGCAATAGAGATAGCCGAGCTTGAAAATCGCCTCATTATAACATTGATCGATACACCGGGAGCCGATCCTACTGAAGAAGCGGAAACAGGAGGTATTGCCTGGAAAATCGGGAGGTGTATGCAGGCTCTTGCCGAAACACCCGTCCCGACAATCTCGGTAATCATGAACCGTGGGTGCAGCGGCGGCGCCATAGCCTTGACCGGCTGCGACAGAGTTCTCGCCATGGAAAATGCCACATACCTGGTAATCTCTCCCGAAGCTTGTTCCTCGATACTTTTCAGAACGCGTGCCAAAGCAAATTATGCTGCAGAAATTTCACAAATCACAGCCCGAGAAGCACATTTTCACGGTATTGTCGACGCACTTGTCGCCGAACCGGAGGGACCCGCACACCGATTTCCCAATGCTGCTATAGCCTCCTTAAAACAATCGCTGATATCACATGCAACGGAGCTTGCAACCATTCCTTCTGAAAAGATTTTTTCCGAAAGAGTAGAACGATGGAAAGCAATCGGTCAATGGGACGAGATGCAGGAATCTGATATAGCTCTTTTTGAACGCAACATCTCAAGATGTTTGAAAAAACCTGCTGGCGGATTCTACATCAAGCGCCATAAAGGGTGCAGAAATAACGACAAGGAAAGAATCTACGACCCAGTTTTTTTCCCTGACCTACTGCGAAACAACTACGTCTGTCCTGAATGCGGCTACCGCTATACCCGGCTTTCTGCAAAAGACTATATCAAGCATGCCCTCGACAAAGGCTCTTTCCGGGAACATCCCGACACACGCCGCATCGTGGACAGGGATATCCTCCTTTTCCCGAAATACCGGGAGAAGCTCGAAGAAGCACGTTTAGCGACCGGTCAGGCCTCAGCTTTCATCACAGGCGATGGAATGGTTTTCGGACAAGACGTAGTGTTCTGTGCTACTGATTTCGGCTTTCTAGGAGGCTCGTTCTGCATGTCAACGGGAGAAAAAATCTGGCGTGCCTGCGAAACCGCTATCCAACGCAGGTGCCCGATCATCCTCCAGGCAGCAGGTGGCGGAGCGAGAATGCATGAAGGTTGTTCCTCGATGGTCAGCATCCCAAAAGTGCATGTCGCCCTTTCGAGGGTTGAAAAAGCATCCCTTCCTGTGATTACCATCGTTACCGACCCTACCCTTGGAGGTGTAGCCATCGGTATAGGATCGAGAGGTGTTCAGCTATTTGAATACAATGCAGGGAACATCGGTTTTTCCGGCAAACGTGTCATCGAACAATACACCGGGAAAAAAACCTCCCGCGGTTTCCAGACAACCCGATGGCTTGAAGAAAAGGGGTATGCAAAGCATATCGTCAAGCCAGAAAATCTGAGACATCGACTTTCACTCATTATCGAAGCGCATAGGAAAACCATTGCATCATGA
- the mce gene encoding methylmalonyl-CoA epimerase — MISNIDHIAIAVHDLENSLEQFKILTDATDAQIRIEEVPSEKVRVAFIQIGNSKIELLEPLGTASPITRFLEKRGEGLHHIALETENLEAEIKRTVKENLLPISAPSEGAGGKKVVFFNPKDTGKVLVEFIQKIQD, encoded by the coding sequence ATGATCTCGAATATCGACCACATTGCCATTGCGGTGCACGATCTAGAAAACTCGCTTGAACAGTTCAAGATACTGACCGATGCAACCGATGCACAAATCCGTATCGAAGAGGTTCCTTCCGAAAAAGTCAGGGTAGCGTTCATTCAGATCGGAAACTCGAAAATCGAGCTGCTGGAACCACTTGGAACAGCCAGCCCAATCACGAGATTTCTTGAAAAACGAGGCGAAGGCCTTCACCATATCGCGCTTGAAACCGAAAACCTGGAAGCAGAAATCAAAAGAACCGTTAAAGAAAATCTCCTGCCAATTTCTGCCCCTTCAGAAGGGGCGGGCGGGAAAAAAGTTGTATTTTTCAACCCCAAAGACACCGGTAAAGTTCTTGTAGAGTTTATTCAGAAGATTCAGGATTAA